Proteins encoded together in one Impatiens glandulifera chromosome 1, dImpGla2.1, whole genome shotgun sequence window:
- the LOC124920198 gene encoding glutathione reductase, chloroplastic-like, whose product MATSVTAPKLSTFSSSPTFQNLRKKFPASFSSSFLHLNYLHHPNCFLPLVLSPRRHYFSKNRLFSLRAESDNTTDARKYDFDLFTIGAGSGGVRAARFAANLGASVAVCELPFSTISSDTTGGVGGTCVLRGCVPKKLLVYASKYSHNFEESGGFGWKYEVEPKHDWSTLMANKNAELQRLTGIYKNILSNAGVTLLEGRGKIVDPHTVDVDGKLYSAKHILIAVGGRPNIPDIPGSEFAIDSDKALDLPSRPKKIAIVGGGYIALEFAGIFNGLKSEVHVFIRQKQVLRGFDEEVRDFVAEQMSIGGIEFHTEETPQAIQKLADGSLSLKTNKGTIEGFSHVMFATGRKPNTKNLGLETAGVKMNKNGAIEVDEYSRTTVPSIWAVGDVTDRLNLTPVALMEGGALAKTIFANEPTKPDYRSVPSAVFSQPPIGQIGISEEQAVKEYGDVDIFTSNFKPLKATISGLPDRVFMKLIVCAKTNKVLGLHMCGEDSAEIVQGFAVAIKAGLTKADFDSTVGVHPTSAEELVTMRTPTRKVRSSSSPEKKDEVKAAA is encoded by the exons ATGGCGACCTCTGTTACTGCGCCAAAGCTATCAACCTTTTCTTCTTCTCCGACCTTCCAAAACCTCCGCAAAAAGTTCCCGGCgtctttctcttcttcattcCTCCATCTTAATTATCTTCACCACCCCAATTGCTTCCTACCTTTAGTTCTATCTCCTCGCCGCCATTATTTTTCTAAGAACCGTCTCTTCTCCCTACGAGCTGAATCCGACAACACCACCGATGCTCGTAAATACGATTTTGACCTCTTCACTATCGGAGCAGGAAGCGGCGGTGTCAGAGCTGCTCGTTTCGCCGCTAATTTAGGCGCTTCAGTTGCCGTTTGCGAGCTACCGTTCTCTACCATATCTTCGGATACTACTGGAGGTGTAGGTGGAAC GTGTGTTCTTCGTGGATGTGTTCCTAAGAAATTACTTGTGTATGCATCAAAGTATTCACATAATTTTGAAGAGAGTGGTGGTTTTGGATGGAAATATGAAGTAGAACCGAAGCATGATTGGAGCACATTGATGGCAAATAAGAATGCAGAGCTTCAAAGACTTACCGGCATTTACAAGAATATTCTGAGTAATGCTGGAGTTACCTTGTTAGAAGGTCGTGGAAAG ATTGTGGATCCGCACACTGTTGATGTGGATGGGAAGCTTTACTCAGCAAAGCATATATTAATTGCAGTTGGGGGGCGTCCCAATATTCCTGATATTCCGGGCAGTGAATTTGCTATTGATTCTGATAAAGCTCTTGATTTACCGTCAAGACCAAAGAAAATTGCGATAGTTGGAGGAGGCTACATTGCCCTTGAGTTCGCTGGCATCTTCAATGGTTTGAAAAGTGAAGTTCATGTGTTCATTAGGCAGAAACAGGTTTTGAGAGGCTTCGATGAAGAG GTTCGAGATTTTGTTGCAGAGCAAATGTCAATTGGAGGGATTGAGTTCCACACAGAAGAGACACCTCAAGCCATCCAGAAATTAGCTGATGGTTCTTTGTCATTAAAGACCAATAAGGGAACAATTGAAGGTTTCTCTCATGTTATGTTTGCAACAGGCCGTAAACCCAATACAAAG AATTTAGGCCTCGAGACTGCTGGAGTAAAAATGAACAAGAATGGAGCAATAGAG GTTGATGAATACTCCCGTACCACAGTACCATCCATTTGGGCTGTTGGAGATGTTACAGATAGATTGAATTTGACTCCAGTTGCATTGATGGAGGGTGGAGCACTCGCAAAGACAATTTTTGCTAATGAACCAACCAAACCCGATTATAG GTCTGTGCCATCTGCCGTCTTTTCCCAGCCACCTATTGGACAAATTGGTATATCAGAGGAACAG gcTGTGAAAGAATATGGTGATGTTGATATCTTCACCTCCAATTTCAAACCATTAAAGGCTACTATTTCTGGTCTTCCAGACAGAGTTTTCATGAAACTTATTGTGTGCGCCAAAACCAACAAGGTTCTGGGATTACACATGTGTGGAGAAGATTCAGCCGAAATTGTGCAG GGATTTGCAGTTGCAATAAAAGCTGGATTGACTAAAGCAGATTTTGATTCTACAGTAGGTGTCCATCCTACATCAGCTGAGGAACTCGTCACTATGAGAACTCCAACTAGAAAGGTTCGGAGCAGTTCTTCACCCGAG AAAAAGGATGAGGTTAAAGCTGCTGCATAA